The following are from one region of the Gemmatimonadota bacterium genome:
- the solA gene encoding N-methyl-L-tryptophan oxidase, with the protein MSSTYHTLIIGAGINGLCTCYHLLRQGIRDVGLVEQFALAHGRGSSHGDSRITRSAYVNADYVRLMQIAHGESWPQLERDADVQLIYPTPGCFFGPPGGKYTSYARAVTEVGVDVEPLTPEEGRKRFPVFRFEDAAGVLYDRTAGLVAAAQAVESLIRLIRRQDGEIRENTTVQRVDITRDPIRVETSAGDFETERLIVTAGPWVSRLLPVLNSQVAVARQTVGFFQLEGAREEFQPGAFPVWGYLLRKGDISYYGLPQFGREGIKLAKHIVSGVDDDPDDVPTQMPEDAIEDLRVFIKAQFVPPVERFLDWETCLYTNTGTEDFILDVHPDNPNVVIGAGFSGHGFKFGPLTGRILSELSLNGKTSIPEFEAARVMFEVPRNV; encoded by the coding sequence ATGTCTTCTACATACCATACACTCATCATTGGCGCGGGCATCAATGGCCTGTGTACATGCTATCATCTTTTGCGGCAGGGCATTCGCGATGTTGGGCTGGTTGAACAGTTTGCGCTCGCTCATGGCCGGGGCAGTTCACACGGGGATTCGCGCATTACCCGCAGTGCGTATGTGAATGCAGATTATGTGCGTCTTATGCAAATTGCACACGGCGAGTCGTGGCCCCAGCTCGAGCGCGATGCAGATGTCCAACTCATCTATCCCACGCCCGGCTGTTTTTTTGGTCCTCCTGGTGGGAAATACACGAGCTATGCCAGGGCTGTGACAGAGGTCGGTGTGGATGTGGAACCTCTCACTCCTGAAGAGGGGCGGAAACGATTTCCGGTTTTTCGCTTTGAAGATGCCGCTGGTGTTCTGTACGACCGCACGGCCGGGCTTGTGGCTGCCGCACAGGCTGTTGAGTCTCTTATTCGCCTGATTCGCAGGCAGGATGGGGAGATTCGGGAAAATACGACTGTGCAGCGCGTTGATATTACCCGGGATCCCATTCGCGTGGAGACTTCTGCGGGGGATTTTGAAACGGAACGCCTGATTGTGACGGCTGGTCCCTGGGTGTCTCGCTTGCTTCCGGTTCTCAATTCGCAGGTTGCAGTGGCGCGCCAGACGGTTGGGTTTTTCCAGCTTGAGGGGGCGCGGGAGGAATTTCAACCCGGGGCTTTTCCGGTTTGGGGTTATCTCCTGCGAAAAGGCGATATAAGTTATTACGGTCTTCCGCAATTTGGGCGCGAGGGGATCAAGCTGGCCAAGCATATTGTCAGTGGGGTTGACGACGATCCCGACGATGTGCCCACGCAGATGCCGGAGGACGCGATTGAGGATCTTCGCGTATTTATTAAAGCGCAATTTGTTCCGCCGGTTGAGCGGTTTCTCGATTGGGAGACGTGTCTTTATACCAATACGGGTACTGAGGACTTTATTCTGGATGTCCATCCGGATAATCCCAATGTGGTTATCGGGGCGGGGTTTTCAGGGCACGGTTTTAAGTTCGGGCCGCTCACGGGGCGGATTTTGTCTGAACTCAGTCTCAATGGCAAGACGTCGATACCCGAGTTTGAGGCGGCGAGGGTTATGTTTGAGGTCCCACGTAATGTTTAA
- a CDS encoding ImmA/IrrE family metallo-endopeptidase, which translates to MPLPDRISGLTCFVYRLRQKIRIPVIVVNAEASQERRRFTLAHELAHQLIDKTSPVNREKASDIFSGAFLMPKDHLVRTIGERRKALCYRELIQLKRIYRVSAVTLLIRLKQVGIINQSTFDYAFRTFARGWRKREPESLKGNHEVP; encoded by the coding sequence TTGCCCCTGCCCGATCGCATCTCGGGACTCACCTGTTTTGTGTACAGGCTGCGGCAAAAGATCAGGATACCGGTTATTGTTGTAAACGCGGAGGCCTCGCAGGAAAGGCGACGGTTTACCCTCGCCCACGAACTTGCACACCAGCTAATCGATAAGACCTCGCCCGTCAATCGTGAAAAGGCATCAGATATCTTCTCTGGAGCCTTCCTGATGCCTAAAGATCATCTGGTACGCACAATAGGTGAACGGAGAAAGGCCCTCTGTTATCGGGAATTGATCCAACTCAAACGCATATACCGGGTAAGCGCGGTAACGCTTTTGATCCGCCTCAAGCAGGTCGGCATCATCAATCAATCGACTTTCGACTATGCGTTCCGGACTTTTGCACGCGGCTGGCGGAAGCGCGAACCAGAATCGCTGAAAGGAAATCACGAAGTGCCGTAG
- a CDS encoding ATP-binding protein: MRFFNTSGPVVAADHYCIPPLERLNLTEVLRFIRDKRYFVLHAPRQTGKTSALLALRDLLNAGDDYRCVYVNVEGGQAGREDVEQVTRTILAGLASRARLTLGDEFLTGIWPGLLAEVGPGAALQEALMHWAMADPKPLVLLIDEIDALIGDALLSVLRQLRAGYDLRPASFPQSVILCGVRDVRDYRIQSTAENALIAGGSAFNIKAQSLRLGDFSRDQVHALLGQHTEDTGQVFTSDALELIWTQTQGQPWLVNALADETCFQDGDTADRLCMITADDIREAQEQLILRRETHLDQLADKLQEDRVRRVVEPLLSGAEKSAFSARDLEYVRDLGLIAEDDPLRIANPIYAEVVPRELTYAAQAGLVQDTTWYVNADGGLNVVKLMTAFQTFFREHSEHWVTRFEYREAGPQLLLQAFLQRIVNSGGRIEREYGLGRMRTDLLIVWPQGSQTRKIVIECKILHKGLEQTIADGLNQTSEYMDRCAAEAGHLVVFDRREGRRWADKVFHRRQTSRSGIEIDIWGM; encoded by the coding sequence ATGCGCTTCTTCAACACGAGTGGACCAGTGGTAGCTGCGGACCACTATTGCATCCCGCCCTTAGAACGGCTCAACCTCACCGAGGTTCTCAGGTTCATCCGCGACAAACGCTATTTCGTCCTGCACGCGCCCAGGCAGACGGGCAAGACATCTGCCCTGCTGGCTCTGCGCGATTTGCTCAATGCGGGGGACGACTATCGCTGTGTGTACGTCAATGTCGAAGGTGGGCAAGCCGGGCGCGAAGATGTGGAACAGGTGACGCGCACCATTTTGGCCGGATTGGCGTCTCGGGCACGCTTGACACTCGGCGACGAATTTTTGACCGGGATCTGGCCTGGTCTTCTTGCCGAGGTTGGGCCAGGTGCTGCTTTACAGGAGGCATTGATGCACTGGGCGATGGCCGACCCGAAGCCATTGGTGCTACTCATTGACGAGATCGATGCCCTGATTGGCGACGCGCTCCTGTCCGTGTTGCGTCAATTGCGAGCAGGCTACGATCTGCGTCCGGCGAGTTTTCCGCAAAGCGTGATATTGTGCGGCGTGCGCGATGTGCGCGATTACCGCATCCAGTCAACAGCAGAGAACGCGCTCATCGCCGGTGGCAGTGCGTTCAACATCAAGGCGCAGTCATTGCGCCTGGGCGACTTCTCAAGGGATCAGGTACATGCATTACTCGGTCAGCACACCGAAGATACGGGACAGGTGTTCACCTCCGACGCGTTGGAACTGATCTGGACGCAGACACAAGGACAGCCGTGGCTGGTCAATGCACTGGCTGACGAGACCTGCTTCCAGGACGGTGATACCGCAGACCGACTCTGTATGATCACCGCAGACGACATCCGCGAAGCGCAAGAGCAACTCATCCTGCGCCGAGAGACGCATCTGGATCAATTGGCGGACAAATTACAAGAAGACCGCGTGCGCCGCGTTGTCGAACCGCTTTTGAGCGGGGCAGAAAAGAGTGCGTTCTCCGCCCGAGACCTCGAATACGTCCGCGATCTGGGCTTGATCGCCGAAGACGATCCATTGCGCATTGCCAACCCCATATACGCAGAAGTCGTGCCGCGCGAACTGACCTACGCTGCACAAGCGGGTCTTGTCCAGGATACCACCTGGTACGTCAATGCCGATGGTGGCCTGAATGTGGTCAAACTGATGACCGCGTTCCAGACCTTCTTCCGCGAGCACTCAGAGCATTGGGTAACGCGATTCGAGTATCGGGAAGCCGGTCCACAGTTGCTGTTGCAAGCCTTTCTCCAACGCATTGTCAACAGCGGTGGACGCATTGAACGAGAATATGGCCTTGGCCGGATGCGCACGGATCTGCTGATCGTCTGGCCGCAGGGCAGTCAGACGCGCAAAATCGTGATCGAGTGCAAAATTCTCCATAAGGGCCTGGAGCAAACCATTGCCGATGGCCTGAATCAGACCTCGGAATATATGGATCGGTGCGCTGCAGAAGCGGGGCATCTGGTAGTCTTTGACCGTCGTGAAGGCAGGCGTTGGGCGGACAAGGTATTCCACCGTCGCCAGACGTCGCGCAGTGGAATTGAGATCGATATCTGGGGCATGTGA